A genome region from Acidobacteriota bacterium includes the following:
- a CDS encoding zinc-ribbon domain-containing protein — protein sequence MNRSPRLVVKGRGLAQSSATPNPEFKSKQALEVLYCAHFASRNGTYKLEIAGGAKMFCPNCGLENAKGQKFCRRCGANLVAFDLAQNFIQEVATGQATKQVEPNNILKITALISILGFLFTTIGALLLSVMQYEYHAGGPPLGLFMALFGYGSIVLICRRLLKLLEANRNEVKPYVVQAAIQAPVAQPYTPPNLPSQTNRNLGAAPIYHSITEQETQQFEAERRANS from the coding sequence ATGAACCGCTCGCCACGCTTGGTCGTAAAAGGGCGCGGGCTGGCGCAAAGCAGCGCCACACCCAATCCCGAGTTCAAATCGAAGCAAGCATTGGAAGTGTTATACTGTGCGCACTTTGCAAGCCGCAATGGAACCTACAAACTTGAGATTGCTGGAGGAGCCAAAATGTTTTGCCCAAATTGTGGTCTGGAAAATGCGAAGGGTCAGAAATTCTGCCGTCGCTGTGGCGCCAATTTAGTGGCCTTCGATCTGGCGCAGAATTTTATCCAGGAAGTGGCGACAGGTCAGGCTACCAAGCAGGTAGAACCCAATAACATTCTGAAGATCACCGCGCTCATCAGCATTCTCGGCTTTCTCTTCACCACCATCGGGGCACTCCTTCTCAGCGTGATGCAATATGAATATCATGCTGGAGGCCCGCCACTGGGTTTGTTCATGGCGCTGTTTGGCTACGGATCAATTGTGCTGATTTGTCGGCGCTTGCTGAAATTGCTGGAAGCGAACCGAAATGAAGTAAAACCCTATGTTGTGCAAGCCGCCATACAAGCGCCTGTGGCTCAACCTTACACGCCCCCAAACCTGCCCAGTCAAACCAATCGTAACCTTGGGGCGGCACCGATTTATCACAGCATTACCGAGCAAGAGACACAGCAATTCGAGGCCGAACGGCGTGCTAATTCCTGA
- a CDS encoding PEGA domain-containing protein: protein MAKNLNEVEAQPANPGNKVLQGVRRVMRLMLSAFLLFLIIVVARGINWSGVMRGISATKTGVEREALKPGKAGRPSFEPSPHKVEEAKAKPKGIAENKVEESKTKPNSNTESGTITELFFKLFAKLRQGFGENTSFGAELRNAQSEAAINRNTGGLSLKSDTRAKVYLDGQFSGFTPQTVRLAPGEHKVSVLADGHEEWSRKIRLKAGQQINLKASLKKTALP from the coding sequence ATGGCAAAAAACTTGAATGAAGTCGAAGCGCAGCCTGCCAACCCAGGTAACAAAGTGCTGCAAGGAGTTCGGCGCGTAATGCGGCTGATGCTTAGTGCGTTTCTTCTGTTTTTGATCATCGTTGTGGCGCGGGGTATCAATTGGAGCGGAGTTATGCGTGGGATTTCAGCGACCAAGACGGGGGTCGAACGTGAAGCACTTAAACCCGGCAAAGCAGGGCGTCCTAGTTTTGAACCAAGCCCTCATAAGGTTGAAGAAGCTAAGGCTAAACCTAAAGGCATTGCTGAAAACAAGGTCGAAGAATCCAAAACTAAACCAAACAGCAATACTGAAAGCGGAACGATCACGGAGCTTTTCTTCAAGCTCTTCGCCAAACTTCGGCAGGGGTTTGGCGAAAATACCTCATTTGGCGCTGAGTTGCGGAATGCCCAGTCAGAGGCTGCAATCAATCGCAATACCGGGGGGCTGAGCTTGAAAAGTGACACGCGCGCCAAGGTTTATTTGGATGGGCAGTTTTCAGGGTTTACACCGCAAACCGTCAGGCTTGCGCCAGGTGAACATAAAGTCAGTGTGTTGGCCGATGGACATGAAGAGTGGAGTCGCAAAATTCGCCTTAAAGCCGGGCAACAGATCAACCTCAAGGCTTCGCTCAAGAAAACCGCCTTGCCATAA
- a CDS encoding cytochrome c, translating to MRKKFESHLNRLAKVTESISVLYLLATALLLIVLGSVACSNSSTTSSPPTTSPATTSKATSSSVILPADVTEKTQNPLPDKAAAAAGMPLYQANCALCHGDTGAGDGPASASFDPKPTHLAKDDVINDPDGELFLVLKKGKGKMPAMKKMTDEQMWQVVAYVRTLAKQ from the coding sequence ATGCGTAAGAAGTTTGAATCACACTTGAATCGGCTCGCGAAAGTTACAGAATCAATTTCTGTACTGTATTTGCTCGCAACTGCATTATTGTTAATCGTACTAGGGAGTGTCGCCTGCTCTAACTCTTCAACAACTTCATCCCCTCCTACAACAAGCCCAGCTACCACGTCCAAGGCAACCAGTTCCTCTGTTATTTTGCCTGCCGACGTCACAGAGAAAACACAAAATCCGTTGCCTGATAAAGCCGCTGCCGCCGCAGGAATGCCTCTATATCAGGCTAACTGTGCTCTTTGCCATGGTGATACAGGGGCGGGCGATGGCCCTGCGAGTGCGTCTTTTGACCCTAAACCGACCCATTTGGCGAAAGACGATGTGATAAACGATCCTGATGGGGAACTGTTTTTGGTATTGAAAAAGGGCAAAGGCAAAATGCCCGCAATGAAAAAGATGACCGATGAGCAGATGTGGCAAGTTGTTGCTTATGTCCGAACGTTGGCCAAACAATAA